One Olleya sp. Hel_I_94 genomic window, ATTCCATGAATTTAAATCTTCAAATGTTGCATTGTAAGGAAATACTTTAACATAAGCCTGTCTTTTAACTAGGTTACGTAAAATATTCTTTTTTATACCTATGTCTAATGCAGCTATTTTGATTGGAGCATTTTCATCACCAATAAAATATGGCTCTTTGGTAGATACTTTTGATGCTAACTCTAGTCCACTCATAGATGGCACACCTGCTAACTGTTGCTTTAAACCATCTATATTATCTACATCTGTTGATATAATAGCATTCATTACACCATTGTCTCTAATATAGCTAACTAAGGCTCTGGTATCCACATCTGAAATTGCAAGTAAATTGTGCTTATTAAGAAAGTCCTCTAAAGATCCGTTTGAGTCAACTCTTGAAAAATCATAACTAAAATTTTTACAGATTAATCCCGAAATTTTAATCGAGTCCGATTCGTTTTCGTTATCATTAACACCATAGTTACCAATATGAGCATTGGTTGTTACCATAAGTTGACCAAAATATGAAGGATCTGTAAAAATTTCTTGATATCCAGTCATTCCTGTGTTGAAGCAAATTTCTCCAAATGCTGTTCCTTCTTTTCCAACAGCTTTTCCATGAAAAATGGTGCCATCCTCTAATAAGATCAGAGCTTTTTTTAATCTTTGATATTTCATAATTCTAAAAGTTTCACAAAATTGCATAAAAAAAAGGATAATCTAAAATAGATTACCCTTTTTTAATGTCTTGCATCTTAATTAATGCTATAATAATTAAATATCTTGACAACATCTGCTTCCTCTTTGTAAGATAAATCATTATCGTCAACAAATTTTTCGACTAACTTTTTCTTGTCACCAAGTAATTTTAAAATTGATTTCTTTTTCAATTTAAACTCTTCCGTAGTTACTCCATCTTTTGAAACAGCATAACTGTCATTAACAACATATTTATCTGGAGATGTTTTTTGCTTAG contains:
- the carA gene encoding glutamine-hydrolyzing carbamoyl-phosphate synthase small subunit: MKYQRLKKALILLEDGTIFHGKAVGKEGTAFGEICFNTGMTGYQEIFTDPSYFGQLMVTTNAHIGNYGVNDNENESDSIKISGLICKNFSYDFSRVDSNGSLEDFLNKHNLLAISDVDTRALVSYIRDNGVMNAIISTDVDNIDGLKQQLAGVPSMSGLELASKVSTKEPYFIGDENAPIKIAALDIGIKKNILRNLVKRQAYVKVFPYNATFEDLNSWNPDGYFLSNGPGDPEPLIEAQALAKEVIKRDLPLFGICLGHQVIALANGISTYKMHNGHRGINHPVKNLITGKGEITSQNHGFAVNREEAEAHPDIEITHVHLNDNTVAGLKMKSKNVFSVQYHPEASPGPHDSSYLFDQFISNIKNN